A region of the Planctomycetaceae bacterium genome:
GACAAAGATCCCTTCCGACAAGTCCAACTACGGATCATTCAGTGCTCTGGACGACGCGGCGCGGGAACACATCCGCGAAATCATCGAAGAAGCGGCCCGCGATCCTCAGGACGATAACGGCCGCAAGGTCGGACAGTTCTTTGAAAGCTTCATGAACGAATCACTGATCGAGTCCAATGGTCTGAAGCCGATCGAAGACGAGCTGAAGCGAATTCAGCGGCTGGGCAGTATGGAAGACGTTTTTCGACACATGGGTTACCTGCAGACGATCGGCGTCGGCGGACCCGTCGGGATTTTTGTTTCCACCGACGCGAAGGATTCGAACAGCTACCTGGCCGCGATCGTTCAGAGCGGCACGACTCTGCCCGACCGTGACTACTATCTGGAAGACAAGGAAAAGTACCTGCAGGCTCGTGAGGCCCTGAAGACATACATCGAACGCCTTTTTGAACTGGCGGATCAACCCGACGGCGCTTCCGCGGCGGAAGCCATTCTGGAACTCGAAACCCGGCTCGCGAAGGCTCAGTGGACGCGAACGGAGCTTCGTGACGCGGAAAAGCGATACAACAAATATGCTGTCACCGACCTTCCGCAACTGACTCCTGATCTGCCGTGGCCGGTCTTCTTTGAAGCGGCCGGAGTCCCCGACCTGAAGCAGGTCAACGTGATGACTCCCAGCTTCTTCGAAGAACTGCAGCAGATTGGCGGCACGCTGCCGCTGGATCGCGCGAAACAGTATCTGACGTTTCGCTTGCTGGATGCCTATGCCGATTACCTGCCAACTCCGTTTGTGGATGCTCACTTCGACCTGCACCGCCGGCAACTTGCCGGTGTGCCGGAGCAGGAGCCGCGCTGGAAGCGTGGTGTCGAAGCGACATCGGGAGGCGGCGCGGGAGATTTCGGTGTGCTGGGTGACGCCGTCGGTCAGCTTTACGTGGCCCGGTACTTCAAGCCGGAAGCCAAGCAGCAGATGGACGCACTTGTCGCCAACCTGCTGGCAGCCTACGAAACCAGCATCGGTGACCTGACCTGGATGACCGATACGACAAAGCAGAAGGCGCTGGAAAAGCTTCACAAGATCACGCCTAAAATCGGCTACACGGAAAAGTGGCGAGACTATTCGAAACTGGAAATTCGCGACGACGATCTGATCGGCAACATCATGCGGTCCGCAAAGTTCGAACATCAGCGCGACATTGACCGGCTGGGTACTCCCGTCGACAAAACGGAATGGGGCATGACGCCGCAAACCGTCAACGCGTACTACAACCCCAGCAAGAACGAGATTGTGTTTCCGGCCGCGATTCTGCAGCCGCCGTTCTTTGACGCCGAAGCCGACGCCGCCGCCAACTATGGCGGCATCGGAGCTGTGATCGGTCACGAAATCAGCCACGGTTTCGATGATCAGGGCAGCAAGTACGACGGTGACGGCAACCTTCAGAACTGGTGGACCGACGAAGACGGAGCGGCGTTCAGAAAACTGACGGGGCAGCTCGTCGATCAGTTTGCCGGGTATGAGGCCATGCCGGGACGAACGCTGAACGGCGAACTGACGCTGGGCGAAAACATCGCCGACCTGAGCGGAATGGCGATTGCCTACAAGGCGTACCTGCTGTCGCTGCACGGCCAGGAAGCTCCGGTTATTGACGGATTCACCGGCCCGCAGCGTTTCTTCCTGGGCTGGTCGCAAATCTGGCGGCGACTGTACCGCGATGAGGAACTGATTCGGCGGCTCGTCACGGATCCCCATTCTCCCAGCCATTTCCGGGCAAACGGTCCGATCACCAACCTGAACGCCTTCCACGAAGCCTTCCAGACAAAGCCCGGCGACAAGCTGTACAAGGCACCGGCAGACCGGATTCAGATCTGGTAACGGATGCGTCACTGATCGCATGCCCCGCGGGGTACCACATCTTCAACGACGTTGCGCGGCACCGCCGTCAGAAAGCGGTGTCCGGCGCCCCGCCGATGTCGTCCGTCACATTTCCGAACAGTGTCCGTAAGCGGTTTCCGATCGCTGCGCGACACGACGGCTTCGAAGACGTGGTAACCGATCGCCCTGACCCCGAACGGAATCACTTTCCGCCGGACAATCCGGAGATCGAATTGAAGGCCAGATGTTCGGTCGCTCGGTTGTAGACGAATCGCTGGCCGCTGGTGTTCGAATAGCCGCCGCTTTTTCCGTCGCGATAACGCACGTTCGCCGACGCGCTGCCTTCCGCGCGAAGGATGAACTGCTGCTTGGAATGATCGTACGTAATCACATCGGCGTTGCCCGAAAACGGGCGAGATTCGATTCGAGCGTTCTCGCTGGCGGTCAGTGAAAACGAAGCCGGATGATCGCTGACGGCCGGAATCGCCGCGGCCACAAGCCGCTCCGCTCGCAGAATGCCGACATTTTCCGGCAACTGATCGGTTGGAATTGTGTCGACCGTGATTTGACCATTGATGTCCCGCACGGGAGCAAACACGCCGCGCACATGCTGCGACAAAGTGGCATTCTGTTGCTGCAGATTTCCGCTCAGTTCGCCGATGAACGACGCCTGCACGAACACAAATTCATTGTCACTGATTCGCGCCGGAACGTTCGCTCGCGCGGACGCGGCGGTTGTGGTTTGCAGCGGCCCTTCGGTATCCGGAGACGTGGACGAAATCCAGCCCGGTCCCAGAGCGTGGCAGTCACCCGTTTCGGTATCAACGCTCAGATCGACAACTCGCGCGCTATGGCGAGCGTGAACGGCACCGTCGACAAGCTGGTCGAAACGCACCGTCACGACGCTTTCACATTCGATGCGGGAAATTTCAATCGGCGGACTGCTGTCAGAACCTGGCGACGACGAAAGCGACGTCAGTTGAATCGTGTTGCCGTTCCGATCCGACTGAAGTCCGATATCACGATTGAAGTGGACCTTCAGACCGGCACACGTCAGTTCCAGATCCTGCGTCGCTCCGTCTTCGACAACAACGCGGATGTTGCCGACAAACTTCGCGACGCGGCCCTGAAACGACATTGATTCGCTCCAGTAAATGTCCAGCGGAGTCGGGCGCGGCAACACCGTTCCATCGATGCCCCTGTCGGTCACGATTCTCAGCCGGCCGCTGCCATCCACGGTCAGCGTATCGGGGTTCTGTTCCACGTCGATGCGTTTGCCGTCCAGCCGCCGAAGTCCGGTCACAATACTGGCCGGATCGCCGAACAGCCGGATCTGCCGAGTGTCGTGCAGTCCGTTGGCGGCTTCCAGACTGTTGCCGGACGCCGTGAAGGTCTTTCCCGGATCGGTGTCGCTGCGAACAAGTTCCACCTGTCCGGTCAGCCACACGTTCGCCAGTTCCATGCGCCTGCGGCCGCCTTCGTCGGCGGAACCATCGCTGCCGTGCCGAATCGTGGCCTTCAGCATGTCAGCGGAAAACGAAACGGCTGCTTCGTTCGAATCGCCGCCCAACGACGATTCCGGCTGGCGGCTGCGGTGAGCCAGCGGATTTCCTGGTGATGTTCCCGCCGCCGACCCGTCTTCGGGCGACGACAGCACCGCCGGTTCAAACGTAACGGTCAACTGATCGCGGATCGTGCCGGTCGCGTCGGGAGAAATCAGCGACACGCGGCCTCGAGCCGTCAGTTGTTCCGGTTGCAGACTGTGAAGATCCAGAGCAGCGGAACCCGACGCCGGTTGCTTGCTGATGACAGCCGCATCCGCCGGCGAATTGCGCAGCTTCATGATGATCTCGTCGGCGGACAGTTCGAAGCCGTCCTGTTCCTGTTCCACACCGGCGTCGCCGGTCAGCGTGACGGTTCGCAGCAACTGGTCAGCCGATTCCTGAACGACCAGAGCGTTTCGCCAGTGAGCCGCCAGGACTCCGGACTGCACGGATTCCGCATGACGGATGCCTCCCGGACCGCGACATTCCAGCCGCTGAACGTGGCCGTCGGAAGCGTGCAGAATCTGCAATTCGCTGACCAGCAGCCGGCTGCCCTGCTGCGACACTTCCACCGGCAGCGGCCGATCGCCGGGGTCGCGATTGGTGTTGCGCATCAGCACCCGGCGTTCATCGACCAGATACGTCAGTTCGCTCATCTTGGCCGTCAGGTTCTGAGCCTGCGAATAGAACACGACCTGTTCACCGGCGGCGACAACGCGTTCCAGCCGCAGGCGATTCGAAATCTCCACGCCGGTCACGGGCGAAACTTCGGGTCGAAAATCCAGTTCCAGTTGCGAACACACCAACTGATCCTTCGTGCCGTCCTTCGCAAACCGCGTCACCAGCACCTGGTCCTGCAGCCGGAACGCAGACGACTGAGACCGCTTGTGCAGCCCGTGAAATGTTCCGATGCGGCTGTCGACGTGATACTTGAAACCGTCCGCCGCCGTGACTTCAAGGCGGATGTCTTCCTCGTCCGCTCGCCGGGCACGAATCAGAATCTGGCACGTGACACGGCCGTTCAGCCGGACTTCGCTGACATCGGAGACCGACATCAGCCCGCCATCTTCGTCGCGTGAAGCCCGCAGCGCAATGTCGACTCCCTTGGACGCCTCGCCCGTGTGATCTTCCCATCCGAACGACACCGGATGGCTGGACGAAAGCGTCAGAGAATTTTCCGAGACGCTGAACGTATCACCGTCGATTCTCAGGTTTCGCGGCCCCCGGATGCGAACCGACCCGTCCAGTACCCCCCCCACGATTCGCCCGATACCGCTGCTCTGCACCGACAGCTTTTCCGACGTCCGCAGTCGTGCCTGTTCGGCAACCACCGTTACCGGCACGCTGTCGCGATCGGACTGATTGTCGAGCCACAGCAGAGCCACCGGGTTGGCCTTCAGCGTGTACCCGTCGTCGATCGTTTCCGAATGTTCGTAATACAGAAACCGCCTGCCGTCATGCAGATCGTTGCCGCATTCCGCCACCCACGGATCGGCCGGAAACCATCGAACGGCCAGTTCTCTGGCTCCCGACGGCAAACTTTCCTTCGCCGCAGGACGCGACAATCGCCGCTCCTTCCTGGCAACGTCCAGCACCGGCGACAGCAACGCCGAATACCCGGCGTACGTTCCCGCCAGCAACACCGCGACCACGATGCTGCGAAGGAATCGGGAATCTGAGTTACCGGATGCCATGGGGGAAGTTTGCGACAGACGTTCTGTTGTCAATCGTTAAGTGCAGGAACAAGGGGACGGGAACGATAGAGAATGGGAAATTGAGAATGGAGAATGGCGGTTCGACGCCCGGCCTCTGGACTCTCAACTCTGGCCTCTCAACTCTCAACCCGTTCGTCTGATCGGTTGGTTCTTTGCGGCAGCGTACGGTTCCACTGGCATGGAGATCACGTCGGTGATATCCACCAGGCCCACTGGTCGGCGATCGTCGTCGATCACAGGAAGTTCGCTGAGTTTTCGGTCGGACATCAGTTGAATGACTTCCGGCAGCAGCACGTGGCTTCGCACCGTGGTCGGGTTCACAGTCATAACTTCGCGAATTGGCTGATCCAGTTGATCTTCACGTCGCTGTTCAAACAGTCGAGCCAGGTCGCTGTCGGTAAAGATCCCGGCGATGCGGCCTTCGCAGCCGGTCAGGATGACGGCTCCCGTGCGGCGGCCCGGGCAACTGTGATCGATCATCACCTGTCGAACCGTTTCGGACGCGTCCGCAATGCGAAGCTGACTGCCGCGTCGCATGACTTCGTGCACCGGTCGCAGTTTGGCTCCCAGACTTCCGGCCGGATGAAACAATGCGAAGTCGTGTTCGGAAAATCCGTTCAGGCGACTCAACACCATCGCGACCGCGTCGCCCAGAGCCAGCATGGCGGTGGTACTGGATGTCGGCGCCAACTGCAGCGGTCCGGCTTCGGAATGATTCCCCAGCGGCAGCGAAATGTCAGCCAGCCGACTTAGCGAATTCTGTGTGTCGCGAGTCACAGCGATCAGTGTGACGCCGATCCGACGCAGACTCGGCACCAGTCGCAGCACCTCATCGGATTCGCCGCTGTTGGAAAACGCGACGACGACATCGCCGCAGCGCACGCAGCCAAGGTCTCCATGAACGGCCTCCGTGGGATGCAGGAAGAACGCGGCCGTGCCGGTGCTCGCCAGAGTCGCCACAACCTTCTGCCCGATCAGCCCCGCCTTGCCCACGCCGGTCACGATCACGCGGCCGGAACATTCCCGGATCGACCGGATCACTGCACAAAACGTGCTGTCGAGTCCGTCCGCCAGTCGCAGCAAAGCATCGGCTTCCTGGCGCACGATCGACTGAGCTTCGCGCACCTGCTCGTCGTCACTCAACGGAATAACTTCGCGCCGGTCAGAGCCATCTGACTGCATGGAATTCGTCCCTGATTCCTGTGCCTGCATTCCACGGCCGGCGTCGCGCGTGCCGGCGAAAACGATCGATCCGTCGATCGGTGGAGCGAGTATAATTCTGACCGACAAATGCCGTCAACGCCGGTCACCTGCGGCGGAATCGCGTAACCTGTATTCCGCCAAGCATTTGTGGCTGAACGGCAATCCTGCGAAATCCTCAGTCACTCCGCGGCGGCATGGCGGACTTCGCAGGAATCGCGCAAAATCCGTCCGCGCCGGCGTAGAATCACGATTTCCTGGAGTGAACAGCGACTGTCGAGAATCGTCGGTCGGCGACGAATCCCAGTAAGATGGTGTGCCGGCAGCGACGTTTCCCGGCTGCCAGGTTCACTGACTGCCACGTTCCCACGGAGTCACCGCGATGGTCTGCACGCATCTGAAGGATCTCTACCAGTTGTGCGAAACGCACGATCTCAGACTCGGCGGTTCTGACTTGATTCGCATCATTTGCCGACAGTGCGAACAGGAAGAAACCTGCCCGTCGGTCCTGATGGAAGAGTACGATTCCCGGCATTCGGAGGAAGACGGAAACTCCGCGAATGCTGACGCGCCGGCACACCGGGACTGAATGCCACTCCGCCGGCGTCGGCGACCGGATCGCCTCGTTTGTCTGCAACCGACGGCCAGGGGAATCCGCTGACATGGACTCTGCCGACGTCACGGATATGCCGGAAAAAGGTTCATCGGGAACTGCGGCGTGTTGCCGGTTCGTTGTTCGACCCATCGATTTATGCCTGACAAAACACTACCGCCCTGCGGCTGGCGGGTAGATTCTCATCTGCCGCACGCCTTAGCGTCCGAAACGCCCGACGCGTCCTGGTCCGCAGTTGACGTCCCTCCGGAAGAAGCCGTGTTTGAATCGGCACAGCCAATTCTCCCCGGAGCACCCGAGTTTGGCGATCACGGAACCGTTGTTCCACTGACGGCACTACGCTAAGGTTCGCCGCGTTTCATCGACAGCACCAGACGTTCGGACAGATGCATGACAGAGCGAATCACGATCATTGGTTCCGGCCCGGCCGGATGGACAGCGGCGATCTATTCCGGCCGCGCGAATCTCGAGCCGCTGGTCTTCGAGGGCGCTTTTAACGAAGACAATCGCCTGAAGGGAACGCTGCCGCTCGGGCAGTTGGCACTGACAACCGAAGTCGAGAATTTCCCGGGATTCCCGGCGGGCGACATGACCGCCTACCTGGACAGCTCCATCGACGAAAGCAAGCGAAAGTACATGGCTCCGCACGCGAAGGAAGGCGTGTCCGGGCCGGAACTGATGGAGTTGATGAGGCAGCAGGCCACAAACTTCGGAGCACGAATCGTCACCGACGATATCGCCGAAGTGGACTTTTCAACCCGGCCGTTCCGGCTGAAGAGTCTGGGTGGTGAAGAGTTCGAATCGCACGCGGTCATCGTCGCCACGGGGGCTCGCGCGAACTACCTGGGCCTGGAATCCGAAGAGCGATTCAAGAACATGGGAGTCTCCGCCTGCGCCGTCTGCGACGGTGCGCTGCCTCGGTTTCGCGGAAAGCCGCTGGTTGTCGTCGGCGGCGGCGACAGTGCCATGGAAGAAGCCACGTTTCTGACAAAGTACGCGTCGAAGGTCTACATCGTGCATCGCCGCGATGCGTTCCGAGCCAGCAAGATCATGGCCGACCGTGCTCTGGCAAGTGAAAAGATCGAAGTGAAATGGAATTCTGTTGTGGATGAAGTGCTCGGCACCGACGAAGCCGGCGTCACCGGCGTTCGCATTCGCAGCGCTTCCGGAGATGCGACGGAGGAACTGCAGGCGACCGGCTACTTCGCCGCCATCGGGCATACTCCGAATACGGATTTCCTGAAGGGCCAGCTAAAGATGAACAGCAAGGGCTATCTTGTCTGGACCGTTCCATTCCGCACGAACACCAGTGTGGAAGGCGTTTTCGCGGCCGGCGACGTCGCCGACGACTACTACAAGCAGGCCATCACGGCGGCCGGAACCGGCTGCATGGCGGCGCTGGATGCCGAACGCTGGCTGGCCGCTCAGGGCGTGGAATAGCCGCTCCTCCAGGCACTGCTGTGACCCGCGTTTTCCGGCCATTGCCACAGGAATTGCCCGGTGTGTGCCTTTTGTCCGCACGCATGCTCAACTGGACTTTTTCGCGGGTCGCCGATATAACGCCGCGTCCTGAACTGGTGACTCCCCCTTCGTGCGAATGGCAGCGTGTCGTTCCTGGTCCCGGTCGTGGCCCTTTTTACGCTCGTTCTGAGTCGGCACCGTGTGGCTCAGGCGGCAGTTTCAGGTGGTTTCAATAATGGTTGATCGTAACCTTCTCCGTGAGTTTTCCGTAGACGAACAGGAACTTGATTCACTTTTCCCGACCGACGATTCCGGCTTTCTTGACGAAGCCGCGATGTACGAAACGGAAGCCCAGACCTACGACATCAACGAAATCATGATGGGCACGATCGTCAAAGTTGACGACGAAGAAGTCATGGTGGACATCGGGTACAAGAGTGAAGGCGTTGTTCAGCGGGACGAATGGGAACCAGGTGACGAGCAGCCGAAACCCGGCCAGAAAATCGAAGTGCTGCTGGAGGAATTCGAGGATTCCATCGGCCTGATCGTCCTGTCGAAGCGGAAAGCGGACCGCGTCCGGGAATGGGAAAAGGTCATCTCCACGCACAACGAAGGCGACGTTGTCAAAGGCCCCGTCGTGCGCAAGATCAAGGGCGGCCTGCTGGTGAATATCGGCGTCAACGTGTTTCTGCCGGCCAGCCAGGTGGACGTGCGGCGACCGTCTGACATCGCGGACTACATCGGTCAGGACATCGAATGCATGATCCTGAAGATCGACGAACAGCGGCGCAATATCGTCGTGTCGCGACGCCGTCTGATCGAAGAAGCCCGCGAAAAGATGAAGAAGGAGCTTCTGGAAAAAATCAACATCGGCGACCTGCGCAAGGGGACGGTCAAGAACATCGCCGACTTTGGTGCGTTTGTCGATCTGGGCGGCATCGACGGTCTGCTGCACATCACCGACATGAGCTGGGGACGCATCAATCACCCCACGGAAATGGTGAAGATCGACGACGAAATCGAAGTCATGATTCTGAACATCGACTACGACAAGGAAAAGATCGCTCTGGGTCTGAAACAAAAGAGCGCCAGTCCCTGGGAAAACATCAGCGAAAAGTACCCCGTTGGCACTCGCATCACCGGCGAAGTGGTCAACGTCCTGTCCTATGGTGCCTTCGTCAAGCTGGAAGACGGCATCGAAGGGCTCGTCCACATCAGCGAAATGTCGTGGACGCGCCGCGTCAATCATCCCAGCGAACTGGTCAGCATCGGCGACGAAGTCGAAGTCATGGTGCTGGGCATCAATGAGGACAAGCAGGAAATCTCGCTGGGAATGAAGCAGACCCAGGCCAATCCCTGGGACAATGTTTCCGAAAAGTACCCGGTGGGAGCAAAGGTCAAAGGCACCGTCCGCAACCTCACCAACTACGGCGCTTTTGTGGAACTGGAAGAAGGTGTCGACGGACTGCTGCACATCAGCGACATGTCGTGGACCCGAAAGATCTCCCACTCCAACGAAATGCTGAAGAAGGGCGACGAGGTCGAATGCCAGATTCTGTCCGTCGATGAAGACCGGCGCCGAATCGCGCTGGGTCTGAAGCAACTGGACAACGATCCCTGGGAAACGACCATTCCCGAAAAGTACGCTCCCGGAAAAACCGTCACCGGGAAGGTCACCAAGATCACCAACTTCGGCGTGTTCGTCGAGCTGGAAACCGAACTGGAAGGCCTGCTGCACGTTTCCGAACTTGCCGACCACAAAGTCGAACATCCGGAAAGCATGGTAAACGTCGGCGACATGCTGGAAGTCCGCATCCTGCGAGTCGACACTGCGGATCGAAAGATCGGCCTGAGCTGTCGTTCTGATGAGGAAATCAAGGAAGCCGCCGCGGCCGAAGCCGCCGGTGAAACAGAAGCCGCCGCACCAAGGCAGCGGGAAGAACTCAAGGGTGGCACCGGTTCCGGAGCCGGCCCGCTGTTCAGTATGTCCACGCCTGGTTCTGACACCGACGCCGATAGTTCGGAACAGTCCGATGAGGATTCCGAATAAGGCCTGCGGCAGATGAGAATATACCCTCCCGACCGCGGGAGGGTCGGGGATGATCGGCGTTTAGCCGATCAATCGAGGGGAGGGTCGGCCGCGCAACGGGAGTGCCCTGTGCCCAGCCCTCCCCGCGATCGAACGCCTGAACGGCATTCGATCGGCGACCCTCCCGTTCAAACGGGAGGGTAAAGCAGTTGCCGCTCTGCACTGGTAAACTCTTATCTGCCGATCGCCTAATATGGGCCGGGAAGCCGGTACTGACTGCTGAGTTTTCGATGACAGGCGGTTGTTGAATCCCATCCGATTCAACAACCGCTTTTTTGTTACGGGTTCTGACTCTGTGTCTCCCATTCGCCAGATCTCTCAACTCCGGATCTTCGGCATTATGTCCTGCTATTCCGATTTCCCCGAACGACGTATTCCGTTCTCTGCTTTCCTTCTGCTGACAACGCTGCTGTTCGCCACGGGATGCGACCAGAAAAGTCCGTCGGCGAATTCGCAGGACGGCACGCGGCAGACGACGCTCGCGCTGAACTGGTACCCGGAAGCGGAACACGGCGGATTTGTCGCGGCCGATGGACTGGGATTGTTCCAGGACCGAAAACTGGCCGTCGAAATCATTCCCGGCGGCTCCACGGCGCCGAACCTGGTGATTCAGGAACTTGCCGCCGGCCGCATTGAATTCGCCGTGTCCACGGCCGACCAGGTTGTCACCGCGCGCGGACGAGGCGTTCCGATCGTTGCCGTGCTGGCTCCGATTCAACAGACACCGCGCTGCATCATGGTTCATGAATCGTCCGGGA
Encoded here:
- a CDS encoding M13-type metalloendopeptidase, with the translated sequence MSRLLAAVSLCVAAMWVPVSAEDLFSGIDPDGFDRSVRPQDDLYLFVNGRWLLSTKIPSDKSNYGSFSALDDAAREHIREIIEEAARDPQDDNGRKVGQFFESFMNESLIESNGLKPIEDELKRIQRLGSMEDVFRHMGYLQTIGVGGPVGIFVSTDAKDSNSYLAAIVQSGTTLPDRDYYLEDKEKYLQAREALKTYIERLFELADQPDGASAAEAILELETRLAKAQWTRTELRDAEKRYNKYAVTDLPQLTPDLPWPVFFEAAGVPDLKQVNVMTPSFFEELQQIGGTLPLDRAKQYLTFRLLDAYADYLPTPFVDAHFDLHRRQLAGVPEQEPRWKRGVEATSGGGAGDFGVLGDAVGQLYVARYFKPEAKQQMDALVANLLAAYETSIGDLTWMTDTTKQKALEKLHKITPKIGYTEKWRDYSKLEIRDDDLIGNIMRSAKFEHQRDIDRLGTPVDKTEWGMTPQTVNAYYNPSKNEIVFPAAILQPPFFDAEADAAANYGGIGAVIGHEISHGFDDQGSKYDGDGNLQNWWTDEDGAAFRKLTGQLVDQFAGYEAMPGRTLNGELTLGENIADLSGMAIAYKAYLLSLHGQEAPVIDGFTGPQRFFLGWSQIWRRLYRDEELIRRLVTDPHSPSHFRANGPITNLNAFHEAFQTKPGDKLYKAPADRIQIW
- a CDS encoding KpsF/GutQ family sugar-phosphate isomerase, yielding MQSDGSDRREVIPLSDDEQVREAQSIVRQEADALLRLADGLDSTFCAVIRSIRECSGRVIVTGVGKAGLIGQKVVATLASTGTAAFFLHPTEAVHGDLGCVRCGDVVVAFSNSGESDEVLRLVPSLRRIGVTLIAVTRDTQNSLSRLADISLPLGNHSEAGPLQLAPTSSTTAMLALGDAVAMVLSRLNGFSEHDFALFHPAGSLGAKLRPVHEVMRRGSQLRIADASETVRQVMIDHSCPGRRTGAVILTGCEGRIAGIFTDSDLARLFEQRREDQLDQPIREVMTVNPTTVRSHVLLPEVIQLMSDRKLSELPVIDDDRRPVGLVDITDVISMPVEPYAAAKNQPIRRTG
- a CDS encoding thioredoxin-disulfide reductase; the protein is MTERITIIGSGPAGWTAAIYSGRANLEPLVFEGAFNEDNRLKGTLPLGQLALTTEVENFPGFPAGDMTAYLDSSIDESKRKYMAPHAKEGVSGPELMELMRQQATNFGARIVTDDIAEVDFSTRPFRLKSLGGEEFESHAVIVATGARANYLGLESEERFKNMGVSACAVCDGALPRFRGKPLVVVGGGDSAMEEATFLTKYASKVYIVHRRDAFRASKIMADRALASEKIEVKWNSVVDEVLGTDEAGVTGVRIRSASGDATEELQATGYFAAIGHTPNTDFLKGQLKMNSKGYLVWTVPFRTNTSVEGVFAAGDVADDYYKQAITAAGTGCMAALDAERWLAAQGVE
- a CDS encoding 30S ribosomal protein S1; this translates as MVDRNLLREFSVDEQELDSLFPTDDSGFLDEAAMYETEAQTYDINEIMMGTIVKVDDEEVMVDIGYKSEGVVQRDEWEPGDEQPKPGQKIEVLLEEFEDSIGLIVLSKRKADRVREWEKVISTHNEGDVVKGPVVRKIKGGLLVNIGVNVFLPASQVDVRRPSDIADYIGQDIECMILKIDEQRRNIVVSRRRLIEEAREKMKKELLEKINIGDLRKGTVKNIADFGAFVDLGGIDGLLHITDMSWGRINHPTEMVKIDDEIEVMILNIDYDKEKIALGLKQKSASPWENISEKYPVGTRITGEVVNVLSYGAFVKLEDGIEGLVHISEMSWTRRVNHPSELVSIGDEVEVMVLGINEDKQEISLGMKQTQANPWDNVSEKYPVGAKVKGTVRNLTNYGAFVELEEGVDGLLHISDMSWTRKISHSNEMLKKGDEVECQILSVDEDRRRIALGLKQLDNDPWETTIPEKYAPGKTVTGKVTKITNFGVFVELETELEGLLHVSELADHKVEHPESMVNVGDMLEVRILRVDTADRKIGLSCRSDEEIKEAAAAEAAGETEAAAPRQREELKGGTGSGAGPLFSMSTPGSDTDADSSEQSDEDSE